The Mus caroli chromosome 1, CAROLI_EIJ_v1.1, whole genome shotgun sequence genome has a window encoding:
- the Lancl1 gene encoding glutathione S-transferase LANCL1 yields MAQRAFPNPYADYNKSLAENYFDSTGRLTPEFSHRLTNKIRELLQQMERGLKSADPRDGTGYTGWAGIAVLYLHLHNVFGDPAYLQMAHSYVKQSLNCLSRRSITFLCGDAGPLAVAAVLYHKMNSEKQAEECITRLIHLNKIDPHVPNEMLYGRIGYIFALLFVNKNFGEEKIPQSHIQQICETILTSGENLSRKRNFAAKSPLMYEWYQEYYVGAAHGLAGIYYYLMQPSLQVNQGKLHSLVKPSVDFVCRLKFPSGNYPPCLDDTRDLLVHWCHGAPGVIYMLIQAYKVFKEERYLCDAQQCADVIWQHGLLKKGYGLCHGAAGNAYAFLALYNLTQDVKYLYRACKFAEWCLDYGEHGCRTADTPFSLFEGMAGTIYFLADLLVPTKAKFPAFEL; encoded by the exons ATGGCTCAGAGGGCCTTTCCGAATCCTTATGCCGATTATAACAAGTCGCTGGCCGAAAACTACTTTGATTCTACTGGGAGG CTGACTCCTGAGTTCTCACATCGCTTGACCAATAAGATCCGAGAGCTCCTTCAGCAAATGGAGAGAGGCCTAAAGTCTGCAGACCCTCGGGATGGCACTGGGTACACTGGCTGGGCAG GCATTGCTGTGCTTTACCTACACCTCCACAATGTGTTTGGGGACCCAGCCTATCTACAGATGGCACACAGCTATGTAAAGCAAAGCCTCAACTGTCTGAGCAGGCGTTCCATCACCTTCCTGTGTGGCGATGCGGGCCCCCTGGCTGTGGCTGCTGTGCTGTACCACAAGATGAACAGTGAGAAGCAGGCCGAGGAGTGCATCACACG GCTCATTCACCTAAATAAGATTGATCCCCACGTACCAAATGAAATGCTCTATGGCCGCATAGGCTACATCTTTGCTCTGCTTTTTGTCAATAAGAACTTTGGAGAGGAGAAGATTCCTCAGAGCCATATTCAGCAG ATTTGTGAAACCATCTTAACCTCTGGGGAAAACCTATCTAGAAAGAGAAACTTTGCGGCAAAGTCTCCACTGATGTATGAGTGGTACCAGGAATATTACGTGGGGGCCGCTCATGGCTTGGCGGGCATTTATTACTACCTGATGCAG CCCAGCCTTCAGGTGAACCAAGGAAAGTTGCATAGTTTGGTGAAGCCCAGTGTAGACTTTGTCTGCCGGCTGAAGTTTCCTTCCGGCAATTACCCTCCATGTTTGGATGATACCAGAGACCTGCTTGTCCATTGGTGCCACGGTGCTCCTGGGGTCATCTATATGCTCATCCAAGCATACAAG GTGTTCAAAGAGGAGCGTTACCTGTGTGATGCCCAGCAGTGTGCTGACGTGATCTGGCAGCACGGGCTACTGAAGAAGGGCTACGGGCTGTGCCATGGTGCTGCAGGGAATGCCTACGCTTTCCTGGCACTCTACAACCTCACACAGGATGTGAAGTATCTGTACAGGGCCTGCAAG TTTGCTGAGTGGTGCTTAGACTACGGGGAGCATGGATGCAGGACAGCAGacacccccttctccctctttgaAG GGATGGCTGGAACAATATATTTCTTGGCTGACCTGTTAGTCCCCACAAAGGCCAAGTTCCCTGCATTTGAACTCTGA